The following are encoded in a window of Emcibacter sp. SYSU 3D8 genomic DNA:
- the gap gene encoding type I glyceraldehyde-3-phosphate dehydrogenase: MTVRVAINGFGRIGRLVLRAIIENSKSDIQVVGINDLGSVQDNAFLLKYDSVHGPFPAPINVDGNTMDVGQGPIRITSERDPSKLPWKELNVDIAFECTGIFTTGDKAGAHLAAGASKVLISAPGTDIDLTTVFGVNHDKIQAGHRIISNASCTTNCLAPVAKVLHEAIGIEAGFMTTVHAYTGDQSLVDTLHKDPRRARAAAMSMIPSTTGAAKAVGLVLPELAGKLDGTSIRVPTPNVSMIDLKFIAKRETSAEEINEAIKRAAGGNDPLGQVLNAVDEPCVSIDFNHNPASSSFDLTQTQVVSGKLVRVLSWYDNEWGFSNRMSDTARIMASLG; the protein is encoded by the coding sequence ATGACGGTTCGGGTTGCCATCAATGGTTTCGGCCGCATCGGCCGCCTCGTGCTGCGGGCGATCATCGAGAACAGCAAGAGCGATATCCAGGTCGTCGGCATCAACGACCTTGGCTCGGTCCAGGACAATGCGTTCCTGCTGAAATATGACAGCGTCCACGGCCCGTTCCCGGCGCCGATCAATGTCGATGGCAACACCATGGACGTGGGCCAGGGCCCGATCCGCATCACCTCCGAGCGCGACCCCTCCAAGCTGCCGTGGAAGGAACTGAACGTCGATATCGCGTTCGAGTGCACCGGCATCTTCACCACCGGCGACAAGGCCGGCGCCCATCTCGCGGCCGGCGCCAGTAAGGTGCTGATCTCGGCGCCCGGCACCGACATCGACCTGACCACGGTTTTTGGCGTGAACCACGACAAGATCCAGGCCGGGCACCGCATCATCTCCAACGCGTCGTGCACCACCAACTGCCTGGCGCCGGTCGCCAAGGTGCTGCATGAGGCGATCGGCATCGAGGCCGGCTTCATGACCACGGTGCACGCCTATACGGGCGACCAGAGCCTCGTCGACACCCTGCACAAGGACCCGCGCCGCGCCCGTGCCGCCGCCATGTCGATGATCCCGTCGACCACCGGCGCGGCCAAGGCCGTCGGCCTGGTGCTGCCGGAGCTGGCCGGCAAGCTGGATGGCACCTCGATCCGCGTGCCGACGCCCAATGTCTCCATGATCGATCTGAAGTTCATCGCCAAGCGCGAGACCAGCGCCGAGGAGATCAACGAGGCGATCAAGCGGGCTGCCGGCGGCAACGACCCGCTGGGCCAGGTGCTGAACGCGGTCGACGAGCCCTGCGTCTCCATCGACTTCAACCACAACCCCGCCAGCTCCAGCTTCGACCTGACCCAGACCCAGGTGGTCTCGGGCAAGCTGGTGCGGGTGCTGAGCTGGTACGACAACGAATGGGGCTTCTCCAACCGTATGTCGGATACCGCCCGCATCATGGCCAGCCTGGGCTGA
- a CDS encoding TIGR00282 family metallophosphoesterase, with protein sequence MKLAYFGDIVGRAGRDALLQRLPDIRERLDLDFVVANGENAAGGFGISQDIANRLLQTGVDVITGGNHSWDQREIVDIMDQQPRLLRPANFPEGTPGHGHGMYMARGGQTVAIINVMGRIFMDPLDDPFRVVDQALMEYTLGKRADFVLIDIHAEATSEKMAMGHFADGRASLVVGSHSHVPTADAQILPGGTAYQTDGGMCGDYNSVIGMDKEEPLRRFTTKIGGGRFVPANGEATLCGVYVESNDTTGKAERIVPLRIGGRLAESWP encoded by the coding sequence GTGAAGCTTGCATATTTCGGGGATATCGTCGGCCGCGCCGGACGCGATGCCCTGCTCCAGCGCCTGCCGGATATCCGTGAACGGCTCGACCTGGATTTCGTCGTGGCCAACGGCGAAAACGCCGCCGGCGGCTTCGGCATCAGCCAGGACATCGCCAACCGGCTGCTCCAGACCGGCGTCGACGTGATCACCGGCGGCAACCACAGCTGGGACCAGCGCGAGATCGTCGACATCATGGATCAGCAACCGCGCCTGCTGCGCCCGGCCAACTTCCCGGAAGGGACGCCGGGGCACGGTCATGGCATGTACATGGCGCGGGGCGGCCAGACGGTCGCCATCATCAATGTCATGGGGCGCATTTTCATGGATCCGCTCGATGACCCGTTCCGCGTGGTCGACCAGGCGCTGATGGAATACACGCTGGGCAAACGCGCGGATTTCGTGCTGATCGACATTCACGCCGAGGCAACCTCGGAAAAGATGGCCATGGGCCACTTCGCCGACGGGCGCGCCAGCCTGGTGGTGGGGTCGCACAGCCATGTGCCCACGGCCGACGCGCAGATATTGCCCGGCGGCACCGCCTATCAGACCGACGGCGGCATGTGCGGCGACTACAATTCGGTGATCGGCATGGACAAGGAAGAGCCGCTCCGGCGTTTCACCACCAAGATCGGCGGCGGCCGCTTCGTGCCGGCCAACGGCGAGGCGACGCTCTGCGGTGTCTATGTGGAAAGCAACGACACGACGGGGAAGGCGGAGCGCATCGTGCCGCTCCGGATCGGCGGGAGACTTGCCGAAAGCTGGCCCTAG
- the efp gene encoding elongation factor P codes for MKVNGNAIKPGYIIEHNGGLWRAVKTEHTQPGKGGAYLQVELKNIRDGSKLNERFRAAESVDRVQLELRPFQYLFGDDDNLTFMNTENYEQVTVARELAGEQVVFLQDGMSVEIEFYEDEPLSLRMPDKVTLEVAQTEPVVRGQTAANSNKPAILENGVRVSVPPFIGIGDRVIVNTETFSYSERA; via the coding sequence ATGAAAGTCAACGGCAACGCGATCAAGCCCGGCTACATCATCGAGCACAATGGCGGGCTGTGGCGGGCGGTGAAGACCGAGCACACCCAGCCCGGCAAGGGCGGCGCCTATCTGCAGGTGGAACTGAAGAACATCCGCGACGGATCGAAGCTGAACGAGCGTTTCCGCGCCGCCGAGTCCGTCGACCGGGTTCAGCTTGAGCTGCGGCCGTTCCAGTATCTGTTCGGCGATGACGACAACCTGACCTTCATGAACACCGAGAACTACGAGCAGGTCACCGTCGCCCGCGAACTGGCCGGCGAACAGGTCGTGTTCCTGCAGGACGGCATGTCCGTCGAGATCGAGTTCTACGAAGACGAGCCGCTCTCCTTGCGCATGCCTGACAAGGTGACGCTGGAAGTGGCTCAGACCGAGCCGGTAGTCCGCGGCCAGACCGCCGCCAATTCCAACAAGCCGGCGATCCTGGAGAATGGCGTGCGCGTCTCCGTGCCGCCGTTCATCGGCATCGGCGACCGGGTCATCGTCAACACCGAAACCTTTTCCTACAGCGAAAGAGCATAA
- a CDS encoding class I fructose-bisphosphate aldolase, translating into MKSTRIVKQILGHYESDNPGTKANLNRILMTGKLGGTGKLVILPVDQGFEHGPARSFAPNPPAYDPHYHFQLAIDAGLNAFATPLGMMEAGADTFAGQIPTILKVNSSNSLADAKDQAITGSVNDALRLGCSAIGFTIYPGSEYCFEMMEEIREMADEAKSVGLAVVIWSYPRGGDISKEGETAMDICAYAAHMAALLGAHIIKVKLPSDHLEQKEARAVYEKQKIDLSSMAARVKHVMQSSFNGRRIVVFSGGAAKGADSVFDDARAIRDGGGNGSIIGRNTFQRPRDEAIAMLSTIIRIYQGKE; encoded by the coding sequence ATGAAAAGCACCCGTATCGTCAAGCAGATCCTGGGCCACTACGAGTCCGATAATCCGGGCACCAAGGCCAATCTCAACCGTATCCTGATGACCGGCAAGCTGGGCGGCACCGGCAAGCTGGTGATCCTGCCGGTCGACCAGGGCTTCGAGCACGGTCCCGCGCGTAGCTTCGCGCCGAATCCGCCCGCCTATGACCCACACTACCATTTCCAGCTTGCCATCGATGCAGGCCTCAACGCCTTCGCCACGCCGCTGGGCATGATGGAAGCGGGCGCCGACACCTTCGCCGGCCAGATCCCGACCATCCTGAAGGTCAATTCGTCCAACTCGCTGGCCGACGCCAAGGACCAGGCCATCACCGGCAGCGTCAACGACGCGCTGCGGCTGGGCTGTTCGGCCATCGGCTTCACCATCTATCCCGGCTCGGAATATTGCTTCGAGATGATGGAAGAGATTCGCGAGATGGCCGACGAGGCCAAGTCGGTCGGCCTCGCCGTGGTGATCTGGTCCTATCCGCGCGGCGGCGACATCTCCAAGGAAGGCGAAACCGCCATGGACATCTGCGCCTATGCGGCGCACATGGCCGCGCTTCTGGGCGCCCACATCATCAAGGTGAAGCTGCCCAGCGACCATCTGGAGCAGAAGGAAGCCCGCGCGGTCTACGAAAAGCAGAAGATCGACCTGTCGAGCATGGCGGCGCGCGTGAAGCACGTCATGCAGTCGTCGTTCAACGGCCGCCGCATCGTGGTGTTCTCGGGCGGCGCAGCCAAGGGTGCGGATTCGGTCTTTGACGACGCCCGCGCCATCCGCGACGGCGGCGGCAACGGCTCGATCATCGGCCGCAACACGTTCCAGCGGCCGCGCGACGAAGCCATCGCCATGCTGAGCACCATCATCCGCATCTATCAGGGCAAGGAATGA
- a CDS encoding OmpA family protein: MTHHVFRSGLLALALAAAPLACAAAQEGDGIDINMDALKNRPTDTPPPQAAPATAAPESTKPAKVKTFTGRSVMVLFEPGSAALEAGATRRLDEIAAQSGSQRLELKAYAGTEKQSASDTRRLALQRAIAVRGYLMGKGMDGTRIAVRPQGPAHDGQAPERVDVRFLQE, translated from the coding sequence ATGACACATCATGTTTTCCGTTCGGGACTGCTGGCCCTCGCTCTCGCCGCCGCGCCGCTCGCTTGCGCCGCGGCGCAGGAAGGCGATGGCATCGACATCAACATGGATGCGCTGAAGAATCGCCCCACCGATACGCCGCCGCCGCAAGCCGCGCCGGCGACCGCAGCGCCGGAATCCACCAAGCCGGCCAAGGTGAAGACATTCACCGGCCGGTCGGTGATGGTGCTGTTCGAGCCCGGCAGCGCGGCGCTCGAGGCAGGCGCCACCAGGAGACTCGACGAGATCGCCGCCCAATCCGGCAGCCAGCGGCTGGAGCTGAAGGCCTATGCCGGCACGGAAAAGCAGTCGGCCAGCGATACCCGCCGCCTGGCGCTGCAGCGCGCCATCGCCGTGCGCGGCTACCTGATGGGCAAGGGCATGGACGGCACCCGCATCGCCGTACGGCCGCAAGGCCCGGCCCATGACGGCCAGGCGCCCGAGCGGGTCGACGTCAGGTTCCTGCAGGAATAA
- a CDS encoding phosphoglycerate kinase — protein MADSGLKRFKTLDDLDVAGKTVLVRADLNVPMRDGEVGDDTRIRSVVPTLKAILARGGKVVVLSHFGRPKGKRLPEASLRPVAEPLSRALGRPVAFAEDCIGPEAKKVVKGHDVVLLENLRYHAGEEANGEAFASKLAELGDAYVNDGFSVSHRAHASVDAITRLLPSAAGLSMQAELEALEKALHNPDRPVAAIVGGSKVSSKLEVLGALVNTMDYLIIGGGMANTFLYAKGVDVGASLCEKDLKERALEILARARTTACKILLPIDAVVAQELAANVPVREVPVREVESDDMILDVGSDTIEELKHVLRRCKTLLWNGPLGAFEVRGFDVGTVALAREAARLTREGNLLSVAGGGDTVSALNNAGVSHDFSYISTAGGAFLEWVEGKELPGVKALQV, from the coding sequence ATGGCCGATAGCGGTCTGAAGCGCTTCAAGACCCTCGACGACCTCGACGTCGCCGGCAAGACGGTACTGGTCCGCGCCGACCTCAACGTCCCCATGCGGGACGGTGAGGTCGGCGACGACACCCGCATCCGTTCGGTGGTGCCGACCCTGAAGGCGATCCTTGCCAGGGGAGGCAAGGTCGTGGTGCTGTCCCATTTCGGCCGGCCCAAGGGCAAGCGGTTGCCGGAAGCCTCGTTGCGTCCGGTGGCCGAGCCGCTGTCGCGGGCCCTCGGCCGGCCGGTGGCGTTCGCCGAGGACTGCATCGGTCCCGAGGCCAAAAAGGTCGTGAAGGGTCACGATGTGGTGCTGCTGGAGAACCTGCGCTACCACGCCGGCGAGGAAGCCAACGGCGAGGCGTTCGCGTCCAAGCTGGCCGAACTGGGCGACGCCTACGTCAATGACGGCTTCTCGGTTTCGCACCGCGCCCATGCCAGCGTCGATGCGATCACAAGGCTGCTGCCGTCGGCCGCCGGCCTGTCCATGCAGGCCGAGCTGGAGGCGCTGGAGAAGGCGCTGCACAACCCCGACAGGCCGGTTGCGGCCATCGTCGGCGGCTCGAAAGTCTCGAGCAAGCTGGAAGTGCTGGGCGCGCTGGTGAACACGATGGACTATCTGATCATCGGCGGCGGCATGGCCAACACGTTCCTCTACGCCAAGGGCGTCGACGTAGGCGCCTCGCTCTGCGAAAAGGATCTCAAGGAACGGGCGCTGGAAATCCTGGCCCGTGCCCGGACCACGGCCTGCAAGATTTTGCTGCCCATCGACGCCGTGGTCGCGCAGGAGCTGGCGGCCAATGTGCCGGTGCGCGAAGTGCCCGTGCGCGAGGTCGAAAGCGACGATATGATCCTCGATGTCGGCTCCGACACCATCGAGGAACTGAAGCACGTGCTGCGCCGCTGCAAGACATTGCTGTGGAACGGGCCGCTGGGCGCGTTCGAGGTCCGCGGTTTCGATGTGGGCACGGTGGCGCTGGCGCGCGAAGCGGCCCGGCTTACCCGCGAAGGCAACCTGTTGTCTGTCGCGGGCGGCGGCGATACGGTTTCGGCACTGAACAATGCCGGCGTGTCGCATGATTTCAGCTATATCTCCACCGCGGGCGGCGCCTTCCTCGAATGGGTAGAGGGCAAGGAGCTGCCTGGCGTGAAGGCGCTGCAGGTTTGA
- a CDS encoding YebC/PmpR family DNA-binding transcriptional regulator — protein sequence MAGHSKFKNIMFRKGAQDAKRSKLFSKLAKEVTVAAKMGGPDPASNARLRAAISAAKAQSMPKDNIDRAIKRSTASDLETYEEVQYEGFGPGGVSVIVEALTDNRNRTASEVRTKFSKNGGNLGASGSVSHAFDRVGMLKYPVAAGSAETVFEAALEAGADDCQSDEDGHEIICALEEFAAVRDALEAALGEAEEARLIWKPQTTIQVDGDNAATLMKMLGALDDDDDVQNVYANFEMSDEVMEGLSA from the coding sequence ATGGCGGGTCATTCCAAATTCAAGAACATCATGTTCCGCAAGGGCGCCCAGGACGCCAAGCGGTCCAAGCTTTTCAGCAAGCTGGCCAAGGAAGTCACGGTGGCGGCGAAGATGGGCGGTCCTGACCCCGCGTCGAACGCCCGCCTGCGTGCGGCGATCTCCGCGGCGAAGGCCCAGAGCATGCCCAAGGACAATATCGACCGGGCCATCAAGCGCTCGACCGCGTCAGATCTGGAGACCTACGAAGAGGTACAGTACGAGGGCTTCGGCCCGGGCGGGGTCTCGGTCATTGTCGAGGCGCTGACCGACAACCGCAACCGCACCGCCTCGGAAGTCCGCACCAAGTTTTCGAAGAACGGCGGCAATCTGGGCGCGTCCGGCAGCGTCTCGCATGCGTTCGACCGGGTCGGCATGCTGAAATATCCGGTCGCGGCCGGGTCGGCCGAGACGGTGTTCGAGGCCGCGCTGGAGGCCGGCGCCGACGATTGCCAGTCCGACGAGGACGGCCATGAGATCATCTGCGCGCTGGAGGAGTTCGCTGCCGTCCGTGACGCGCTCGAGGCGGCGTTGGGCGAGGCCGAGGAGGCGCGGCTGATCTGGAAGCCGCAGACCACCATCCAGGTCGACGGCGACAACGCGGCGACATTGATGAAGATGCTGGGCGCGCTCGACGATGACGACGACGTCCAGAACGTCTATGCGAATTTCGAGATGTCCGACGAGGTGATGGAAGGGCTCAGCGCTTAG
- a CDS encoding 5-formyltetrahydrofolate cyclo-ligase, which yields MQPNKPELRRQAAAARETLARAAGDIGARLVTSFASAILIKPCGTIAGYHPFRDEADPLPLLRFLAAAGWECALPVPVDPPDGLVFRAWRPGGALVTGRFGILQPPETNQALRPDIVLVPLLAYDGAGRRLGYGAGYYDRALANLRRAGPVLAVGIAYAGQRVAAVPTQAHDEPLDMVVTEEGAMDFRKAVS from the coding sequence ATGCAGCCCAACAAACCCGAACTCCGCCGGCAAGCGGCGGCAGCCCGAGAAACCCTCGCGCGGGCCGCTGGCGACATCGGCGCCCGGCTGGTCACGTCGTTCGCATCCGCCATCCTGATCAAACCCTGCGGGACCATCGCCGGCTATCACCCGTTTCGCGACGAGGCCGATCCGTTGCCCCTGTTGCGGTTCCTGGCGGCGGCCGGCTGGGAATGTGCGCTGCCGGTGCCCGTCGACCCGCCGGATGGATTGGTTTTCCGCGCCTGGCGTCCCGGCGGGGCGCTGGTGACGGGCCGCTTCGGCATTCTGCAGCCGCCCGAAACGAACCAGGCCCTGCGGCCCGATATTGTCCTCGTCCCGCTTCTCGCCTATGACGGTGCCGGTCGGCGCCTGGGATACGGTGCCGGCTATTACGACCGGGCACTCGCCAATCTGCGGCGCGCCGGGCCCGTGCTTGCCGTCGGCATCGCCTATGCCGGCCAGCGCGTGGCCGCGGTGCCGACGCAGGCGCACGACGAACCGCTTGACATGGTGGTCACGGAAGAGGGCGCCATGGACTTCAGAAAGGCCGTTTCGTGA
- a CDS encoding DUF4164 family protein has protein sequence MATNPESVEALTEATARLKAALDRLNRAVAARGDAPSSADVDRLRGECDQLRSENNALKQRLALAEATNRSLEERNTQAAGRLDDVIGSLRRAIAG, from the coding sequence ATGGCGACCAACCCGGAATCGGTGGAAGCACTCACGGAAGCGACAGCGCGGCTAAAGGCGGCGCTGGACCGTTTGAATCGGGCGGTCGCCGCCCGCGGCGACGCCCCGTCCTCGGCGGATGTGGACCGGCTGCGCGGCGAATGCGATCAGCTCCGGTCGGAAAACAACGCGCTCAAGCAGCGGCTGGCGCTGGCCGAGGCCACGAACCGCTCGCTGGAAGAGCGCAACACCCAGGCAGCCGGGCGTCTCGATGACGTGATCGGCTCGCTGCGACGCGCGATCGCAGGATAG
- the thiE gene encoding thiamine phosphate synthase — MSAAGRERTRLYLITPPRIDPVPFSETLAKALDAGDAACLQLRLKEVPEDEVRRAADILLPVCQAYDVALLINDDPRMAAAVGADGCHVGQEDMSYRDARKLLGPDAIIGVTCHDSRHLAMEAGEQGADYVAFGAFFPTATKTPKSTAGLDLLTWWQELMEIPCVAIGGITAENCRPLVEAGADFIAVAAGVWGDEAGPADAVKRFNAIFDEITG; from the coding sequence ATGAGCGCCGCGGGACGAGAGCGTACGCGGCTGTATCTGATCACGCCGCCGCGGATCGACCCCGTCCCGTTTTCCGAAACCCTGGCGAAGGCGCTGGATGCCGGCGACGCCGCCTGCCTCCAGCTTCGCCTTAAGGAAGTGCCCGAAGACGAGGTGCGCCGGGCGGCGGATATCCTGCTGCCGGTCTGCCAGGCCTATGACGTGGCGCTGCTGATCAACGACGACCCGAGGATGGCCGCTGCGGTGGGGGCGGATGGCTGTCATGTCGGCCAGGAAGACATGTCCTACAGGGACGCGCGCAAGCTGCTGGGGCCGGATGCCATCATCGGCGTCACCTGCCACGACAGCCGGCATCTGGCCATGGAAGCGGGCGAGCAAGGCGCGGACTACGTGGCGTTCGGCGCGTTCTTTCCGACCGCCACCAAGACGCCCAAATCCACCGCCGGGCTCGATCTGCTGACCTGGTGGCAGGAACTGATGGAGATCCCCTGCGTCGCCATCGGCGGCATCACGGCGGAGAACTGCCGCCCGCTCGTCGAGGCCGGCGCCGACTTCATCGCCGTCGCGGCCGGCGTCTGGGGTGACGAAGCGGGTCCGGCGGACGCCGTGAAGCGCTTCAACGCGATTTTCGACGAGATCACCGGCTGA
- a CDS encoding inositol monophosphatase family protein codes for MAVKSAIINVMVGAALKAGPQLARDFGEVEQLQVSKKGPSDFVSMADLKAEKTLHRELSKARPDFGFLMEEQGVREGADSTQRWIIDPLDGTTNFLHGIPHFAISIGYESNGEILAGVIYDPIKNEMFWAERGRGAWMNDKRLRVSSRSDLSEAVLATGIPHHGRGNTREFLAMSEIFMARTAGIRRFGAAALDLAYVAAGRYEGYWELDLKPWDVAAGAIIVREAGGFITDYAGRDRAVQSGEVLAANDHLHPALVKLISDARRDVAARTAKTASN; via the coding sequence ATGGCCGTCAAATCCGCCATCATCAACGTCATGGTCGGCGCCGCCCTGAAGGCCGGCCCGCAACTCGCCCGCGACTTCGGCGAGGTCGAGCAGCTTCAGGTATCCAAGAAAGGCCCATCGGACTTCGTGTCCATGGCCGACCTGAAGGCCGAGAAGACCCTGCACCGCGAACTGAGCAAGGCGCGGCCCGACTTCGGCTTCCTGATGGAAGAACAGGGCGTGCGCGAAGGCGCCGACAGCACCCAGCGCTGGATCATCGATCCGCTCGACGGCACCACCAATTTCCTGCACGGCATCCCGCATTTCGCCATCTCCATCGGCTACGAGAGCAACGGCGAGATTCTGGCCGGGGTGATCTATGACCCGATCAAGAACGAGATGTTCTGGGCCGAACGCGGCCGCGGCGCGTGGATGAACGACAAGCGCCTGCGCGTCTCCAGCCGGTCCGACCTGTCGGAGGCGGTGCTGGCGACCGGCATCCCTCATCATGGACGCGGCAACACCCGGGAGTTCCTTGCCATGTCCGAGATCTTCATGGCGCGCACCGCCGGTATCCGGCGCTTCGGCGCGGCGGCGCTCGACCTGGCCTATGTGGCCGCCGGGCGCTACGAGGGCTACTGGGAACTGGATCTGAAGCCGTGGGACGTGGCGGCGGGCGCGATCATCGTGAGGGAAGCAGGCGGCTTCATTACCGACTATGCCGGCCGCGACCGCGCAGTGCAGAGCGGTGAGGTTCTGGCGGCCAACGACCATCTTCACCCCGCGCTGGTCAAGCTGATCTCGGACGCGCGGCGCGACGTTGCGGCACGCACCGCAAAGACGGCCTCGAATTAG
- a CDS encoding cell division protein ZapA: MPQVTLTVNNAPYQFTCNEGEQDRLLELAQIFDARVTELAGALGQVGEAKLILMAGIILLDELSEGGGAKLSRGDLVSHLGDMDTLAAQIEHIAARMESA, from the coding sequence GTGCCCCAGGTAACGCTCACCGTCAACAACGCGCCCTATCAGTTCACCTGCAACGAGGGCGAGCAGGACCGCCTGCTCGAGCTGGCGCAGATTTTCGATGCCCGGGTAACGGAACTTGCCGGCGCGCTCGGACAGGTGGGCGAGGCCAAGCTGATCCTGATGGCCGGGATCATCCTGCTCGACGAACTCAGTGAAGGCGGCGGCGCCAAGCTGTCGCGGGGCGACCTCGTGTCCCATCTGGGCGATATGGACACGCTGGCCGCGCAAATCGAGCATATTGCCGCCCGCATGGAAAGCGCCTAA
- the tkt gene encoding transketolase translates to MVTSRDMANAIRALSMDAVQAANSGHPGMPMGMADVATVLFTQFLKYDPQHPGWADRDRFVLSAGHGSMLLYSLLHLTGYDSIGMDDIRNFRQLGSPCAGHPEFGHAAGIETTTGPLGQGIATAVGMALAERLLAARFGEQIVDHHTYVVAGDGCLMEGISQEAISLAGHLNLNKLIVLWDDNRITIDGPVELSSSEDQAARFRAAGWNTLAVDGHDQDAVAEAIRTARASDRPTMVACRTIIGYGAPNVQGTSATHGAALGDKEVAAARENMGWASPPFEIPADIMSAWRSAGARGASAFQTWQGRLDGIEAGQRAEFERRQRGALPQDFDAAIKSYIADLIAKPANVATRKSSEMALEIINGAVPETIGGSADLTGSNNTKTKAQGVVKPGDFTGSFIHYGIREHGMAAAMNGIALHGGLIPYSGTFMVFTDYCRPAIRLSALMSLRVIYVMTHDSIGLGEDGPTHQPVEHLASLRAMPNLNVMRPADAVETAECWQIALKSSHTPSILALSRQNLPQQRLTVESENLCAHGAYELLPADGAAKVTLFASGSEVAIATEARTKLQAEGIPTRVVSVPSFELFERQSDVYRKQVLGEGTARVAVEAGVRQGWERFIGDGGGFVGMSSFGASAPIKALYEHFGITADKVAAEAKARL, encoded by the coding sequence ATGGTCACCAGCCGGGATATGGCCAACGCCATCCGGGCCCTATCGATGGACGCGGTTCAGGCCGCCAATTCCGGACATCCCGGCATGCCCATGGGCATGGCCGACGTCGCAACGGTACTGTTTACCCAGTTCCTGAAATACGACCCGCAGCATCCCGGCTGGGCCGACCGCGACCGCTTCGTGCTGTCGGCCGGCCACGGCTCCATGCTGCTCTACTCGCTGCTGCACCTGACCGGGTACGACAGCATCGGAATGGACGACATCCGCAATTTCCGCCAGCTCGGCAGCCCCTGCGCCGGCCACCCGGAATTCGGCCATGCCGCGGGCATCGAGACCACCACGGGTCCGCTGGGCCAGGGCATCGCCACCGCCGTCGGCATGGCGCTGGCCGAGCGGCTGCTGGCCGCCCGGTTCGGCGAACAGATCGTCGACCACCACACCTATGTGGTCGCGGGCGATGGCTGCCTGATGGAAGGCATCAGCCAGGAAGCGATCTCGCTGGCGGGTCACCTCAACCTGAACAAGCTGATCGTGCTGTGGGATGACAACCGCATCACCATCGACGGTCCCGTCGAATTGAGCAGCTCCGAGGATCAGGCCGCGCGCTTCCGCGCCGCCGGCTGGAACACCCTGGCCGTCGACGGCCACGACCAGGACGCGGTCGCCGAGGCGATCCGCACCGCCAGGGCATCGGACCGCCCGACCATGGTCGCCTGCCGGACCATCATCGGCTATGGCGCCCCGAACGTTCAGGGGACCTCGGCCACCCACGGCGCGGCGCTTGGCGACAAGGAAGTGGCGGCCGCCCGCGAGAATATGGGCTGGGCATCGCCGCCCTTCGAGATTCCCGCCGACATCATGTCGGCCTGGCGGTCCGCCGGCGCCCGCGGCGCCTCGGCGTTCCAGACCTGGCAAGGCCGTCTGGATGGCATCGAGGCCGGTCAGCGCGCCGAGTTCGAGCGGCGCCAGCGCGGCGCGTTGCCGCAGGACTTCGACGCCGCCATCAAGTCGTATATCGCCGACCTGATCGCCAAGCCCGCCAATGTGGCGACCCGCAAGTCGTCGGAAATGGCGCTCGAGATCATCAACGGCGCGGTACCCGAGACGATCGGCGGCTCGGCCGACCTGACCGGCTCCAACAACACCAAGACCAAGGCCCAGGGCGTGGTCAAGCCGGGCGACTTCACCGGCTCGTTCATCCATTACGGCATCCGCGAACACGGCATGGCCGCGGCCATGAACGGGATCGCGCTGCACGGTGGACTGATCCCCTACAGCGGCACCTTCATGGTGTTCACCGATTATTGCCGGCCGGCAATCCGCCTGTCGGCGCTGATGTCGCTGCGGGTCATCTATGTCATGACCCATGATTCCATCGGCCTAGGCGAGGACGGCCCGACCCATCAGCCCGTCGAGCATCTGGCCAGCCTGCGCGCCATGCCGAACCTGAACGTGATGCGCCCGGCGGACGCGGTGGAAACCGCCGAATGCTGGCAGATTGCCCTGAAATCCTCGCACACGCCGTCGATTCTGGCGCTGAGCCGCCAGAATCTGCCGCAGCAGCGCCTGACTGTCGAAAGCGAAAATTTGTGCGCCCACGGCGCCTACGAATTGCTGCCGGCCGACGGTGCGGCGAAAGTCACCCTGTTCGCCAGCGGTTCGGAAGTGGCCATCGCCACCGAAGCCCGGACCAAATTGCAGGCCGAGGGCATTCCCACCCGCGTGGTGTCCGTGCCGTCTTTCGAGCTATTTGAGAGGCAATCGGATGTCTACCGCAAGCAGGTGCTGGGCGAAGGGACTGCCCGCGTCGCTGTCGAGGCGGGCGTGCGCCAGGGCTGGGAGCGGTTCATCGGCGACGGCGGCGGCTTCGTTGGCATGAGCAGCTTCGGCGCATCGGCGCCGATCAAGGCACTGTACGAGCATTTCGGCATCACCGCCGACAAGGTCGCCGCCGAGGCCAAGGCGCGTCTGTAA